The following are encoded in a window of Plectropomus leopardus isolate mb chromosome 23, YSFRI_Pleo_2.0, whole genome shotgun sequence genomic DNA:
- the vgf gene encoding neurosecretory protein VGF: MIGYHNASSALTLLVLLTGASFLHLSTPNPIITPGDIDNPHRDTPPVKDEETRSIRKEEAEEEEELFKDVDPKTLAAVLLEALNRSQEEKRREGVERGGVEEEMKAETGEVKKEEAYREVRTMEGADRDRDGRQELEMLMAAQGKEREKQEEEERKKAQEEEERMTEKVTSRTTSQTVQVQTEQQPTSPDERGGKGQGAPPQQGQNSPEQSSNEEEEQLSPEELKNLETMMKEFPRLNTATKREGDSEQNQRESRGYSSYNDIIQINKGNDLAMSKKKLKWQEETQKGLNFPTFRGGNFMDDFEGNNYVGNNVEQSQPPVEQEVMEDDEPEEEEEDEEVLSPEEEEARAKAEQEEMRRQAAEAQRAKMEEEKLADIASDMLLRYMVKQNNGNKKYSSSLSNAAEDKRSDEEQEVTEEDDIDPQTIDKLIEISNKLHLPADDVVDIISDVEKKKKKDVPPEMTSRWQRPPTPLSSSFSSTNGFSESQVPTNQNSFPISKQPSPAASLLKTWLQEKSQTKSQDLWSKPAKPLLANPNRWSKPQKPLPIKQDLWLKSPKPVWTGYPLYPYAYPSYYQRKLYPDYYPIYFPPPPRPKPRYYVPKPSLTLNNYLGNSVDDAYSFPPKRRYHSWVQPRLRTPPSGLQQRPYYTSYRFQPVPIPKPRSGPRIPAIPPQQRFYYSAPVTPSVARNEDYYGKQPENNNHDDLEKYIQQILMKRPMVD; this comes from the coding sequence ATGATTGGGTACCACAACGCCTCAAGTGCCCTTACCCTCCTTGTCCTCCTGACAGGGGCTtccttcctccatctctccaccCCCAACCCGATCATCACCCCCGGAGATATCGATAACCCACACAGAGATACTCCTCCTGTAAAGGATGAGGAAACACGATCAATACGGAAAGAagaggcagaggaagaagaggagctCTTTAAAGATGTTGATCCCAAAACACTTGCAGCAGTTTTACTGGAGGCACTGAATCGCtcacaagaagagaaaaggagggagggagtggaGCGCGGTGGGGTGGAGGAAGAAATGAAGGCTGAGACGGGGGaggttaaaaaagaagaagcttACAGAGAAGTGAGGACAATGGAgggagcagacagagacagagacggacgACAAGAGTTGGAGATGCTGATGGCTGCACAGGGGAAAGAGCGGGaaaagcaggaggaagaggagaggaagaaagctcaggaggaagaagagaggatGACAGAAAAGGTGACCAGTCGTACCACAAGTCAGACAGTCCAGGTccaaacagagcagcagccCACTAGTCCAGATGAAAGAGGGGGGAAAGGGCAAGGTGCCCCCCCACAGCAGGGACAGAACAGCCCCGAACAAAGCAGcaatgaagaggaggagcagctcaGCCCAGAGGAGCTGAAGAACCTTGAAACCATGATGAAGGAATTTCCTCGTTTGAATACAGCAACAAAGAGGGAGGGCGATTCAGAGCAAAACcaaagagagagcagaggttACAGCAGCTACAACGACATCATACAAATCAACAAAGGCAATGACCTCGCCATGTcgaagaaaaaactaaaatggcAAGAGGAGACGCAGAAAGGCCTAAACTTCCCAACATTCAGGGGAGGCAACTTTATGGATGACTTTGAGGGGAATAATTATGTCGGCAATAATGTAGAACAGTCCCAGCCTCCAGTAGAGCAGGAGGTGATGGAAGATGATGAaccagaggaagaggaggaagatgaggaggtgTTGAGtccagaagaggaggaggctcGGGCTAAAGCAGAGcaagaggagatgaggaggcaAGCAGCTGAGGCACAGAGAGccaagatggaggaggagaagttgGCTGACATTGCTTCGGACATGCTGCTGCGCTACATGGTCAAACAGAACAACGGGAACAAGAAGTACAGCTCGTCTCTGTCCAACGCTGCTGAGGACAAGAGGTCTGATGAGGAACAAGAAGTGACAGAAGAGGATGACATCGACCCTCAGACCATTGACAAGCTGATTGAGATCTCCAACAAGCTTCACCTCCCTGCCGATGACGTGGTGGACATCATCAGCGAtgtggagaaaaagaagaagaaagatgtGCCACCTGAGATGACATCTCGTTGGCAGCGACCTCCAACTCCGTTGTCTTCTTCATTCTCATCAACCAATGGGTTCTCAGAATCACAGGTTCCAACCAATCAAAATAGCTTCCCCATCTCAAAGCAACCCTCTCCAGCTGCCAGTCTCCTCAAAACATGGCTGCAAGAGAAATCGCAAACCAAATCGCAGGATCTTTGGAGCAAACCTGCAAAGCCTCTGCTGGCCAATCCGAATCGTTGGTCCAAACCTCAGAAGCCTCTGCCAATCAAACAAGACCTCTGGCTCAAATCACCCAAACCTGTTTGGACTGGCTACCCTTTGTACCCCTACGCATACCCATCTTATTATCAGAGAAAGCTGTACCCAGATTACTACCCCATCTATTTCCCTCCTCCCCCAAGGCCCAAACCCCGTTACTACGTCCCCAAACCTTCTCTCACCCTTAACAACTACCTAGGAAATTCCGTGGATGATGCCTATTCTTTCCCCCCCAAACGCCGTTACCACAGCTGGGTCCAACCTCGACTGAGAACCCCCCCCTCAGGCCTCCAGCAGAGGCCCTACTACACCAGCTACAGGTTTCAGCCAGTACCCATCCCCAAACCCCGGTCCGGTCCCCGAATTCCTGCCATCCCTCCCCAACAGAGGTTCTATTACTCAGCCCCGGTGACACCTTCAGTGGCAAGAAATGAAGATTATTATGGAAAGCAGCCAGAAAACAACAACCATGACGATCTGGAGAAATACATTCAGCAGATTCTCATGAAGAGACCGATGGTGGACTGA